In Vigna angularis cultivar LongXiaoDou No.4 chromosome 8, ASM1680809v1, whole genome shotgun sequence, the DNA window AAATTTTGATGGACACTCGATTGAGAGTTTGCATTAACTAATTCTTTGAACGAGTTCTTTGAATGAGTtgttctaaaatataaattttaaaaaattaatcttttaaagataattcaattatgtatgtataaataaaaaaataaaatcaaattttaacaattattcaATAATACcagtttttcattaataatttttttttattacttaatttaaaaaaatatttaaataaaatttatttataattattagaattTATTCATATCCGTACCATTAATATTCATACCCATTGTCTATCCAATACTTAAAAGAGTAGTCATCAAACCCACAACAAATCCACATAATGAGATGCATCATTTCATAATAtcattcaatcatataaaatgCGATTTTTTCCTGgtaaattgaagaagaaaactaaaattatgtAGAATTTCGCTAATTACTAttactaacaaaataaataagatacaCAAAATAGTGTAGTTCAAAGCTTAGAAGCTCGTTTTCACCGTTAGACCTTATTCATGTGCTCTCTTCTTCCATTCCTTTCTCAGTTTACACATAATGACATAATAACTACAACTACGACAATACACTAacatctttccttttttttttcttgttattgtttTGAGTCAATGTGAGATTTGCAACAAATGTTAAGCTTGGTGGATCTCCTTATTTCTCATTTTCAATTGGGTTGCAAATATGGCACAATGTTTATCTGAGTATAGTAAGCATTCATCATGTTTATGGTTGATAATTTCAATGAATGGTGAATTGTGCTATTAATGTAATCTTTAAAACTATTCACTTGTAGAGGTTCATATTGAATTGATGTGTATGGTCATCCTTCTTTCCCTTTGTGGTGTTTGTGCAATTAACAATGCTTATGATTGTGTTAAATAGAGGAGGGCATGGCGGTGTGAAGTGCTGAAATAGTGGTGAATAATGGCTGAGAGAAATGGGCCTTCTTCATTCAAGGTTGGTTTTAGAAAGTCATTGTTTTGCTTCTTTACAATGACATCGCTTATGTTCGTCTTGTAGCGGTTCTTTGTTATGCAATCCACATATCATCCTAATCACATGGAGTATAATGTGATACCCAATTCAAAGCATTTATCTGCATTAGATGGTTCAAAGTATCAGATGCCGAAGCAAAATGTTGAATCCTCATTTGGGAACAAAAAACTAGTGAAACATGATGAAGGGAAATGCCACCAAAATGATGAACTTGTTATCAAGGTTTACATGTATGATTTACCACGAGAGTTCCATTTTGGACTCTTGGATTGGAAACCAAATGAGAATAGTGTCTGGCCATGTTAGGAATAATATACCTAGTTACCCTAGGGGCTTGAATTTGCAACATAGTATCGAGTTTTGACTTACATTGGATATTCTTGCATCAGAATTCCCTCAAGCTCCTAAGGCTAGGACTATAATCAGAGTTCAGAATTCTTCAATATAAAAACGTTCATGTTAAATCGGAGGGATTTACAAATATAATGTGGATAAATCTTTAAAGACAATAATCATTCACGCCTCAAGAAATCCATTTTAGATTGTGTTTTGATCAAATTCTCCAACACTTGTATCATATTATCAAGAAAACTCTAAACACTTCTTCAaaagtcaaataaaatatataaaagattctAAACCAGATGGTAAAGTTAAAGGTTGTGAGTCATCCCACAGTTGCCATGATTTGGGGTCCAGCTGACAAGATGTAGCAAGCAATCCACTTTGTTGGATGGACAATACCAGATTCAGTTTCATAATAGAATAACTAGTCCAATTGTTATCATTTTATTCCAGTATATTCTCAAATAAATCTTGTGTTCTCAAAAAATGACTAGTGGATTTTAAGAAAATGCTTCATACTTGAGTCAGGACTTTTTTGTTTCTTCGGCATCAATATGTCTCCAGGGGTTGAGAGCTTCTCTAATAGCCTGAGCATCCGGGGAGTTCTCCCAAGCACGCTTTTCTGACTCCAAAACAGTTACTTTGTCATCTGTACAAATACAAGGCAaggaaaaattgaaacaaaaatcagACTTTTATAAAGTCAAAATCCTTTGGTGAAAACAATCATGGGGGGTTATCGCAATACCTtagaaaacaattattaaattctCTACATACCCCAAATAACGTGTTTATTGGGCAACTTGGCCAAGACAAATAATGTAAAAGACGTGTATAACAGAGTTCACGATATTTTccgaatttcattttcattggAAGACCATGGTGCTCCATGAAAAAACATCACTACATTAGAATCCAAGATACTAATCTAGCAAACCAAAATCAATAATCAGCTAGTACTAGACAACTCAAGGCcatatctttttccttttcttttttaatcctTAATATGTTTCCTACCAAACCAACCTTATAGGTGTTCACTCAAAAGGTCATATCATATTAACCAGAatgaaaaatcttttaaaagttttgaaaactcaCTTCAACAAGAGCATTAAATGGAAAATCAAGAAAAGGGTAATGCAGGGCAAGAGAGGTTAGAGAATAAGAAAGGAAAGTTCTCACACAGAAGCCAGTTTTGATCATGAACACCTCCATTGAAGCCCCGATCAAAGCAGATACAAACCCAATCTTCAAGTACCAATCAAGAAACTTCATTTTCAACTGAACCAAAAGGAAACAATGAATATTGAAGTTAAAATATGAATACACAACTGGTTAATTGCAAATTGAACACCACTTCTAATCTAACAGAGCTGCTGGAAATAGTTAAACTTATAGCTAACTGTTCAAGTACAAACTTATTGTGAAAGACTGCAGTCTCAACTAATGTATAAATGGATCAACATTTTTATCATCTAGAAGCATTTGACTACAGCCAGATAAGAAGCAAATTGAAGGAAGCAGAGGACACGTTGTGATTATGAAAAATCTAACACATTAAACACTGGAGTTGATATCAGCAAAAGATTTTTCACCAAAAGACAAGCGAATAGACAGTTGCTCAATATCCAAACACATGATTATTACCTAAATTGTACACTGCTCAATGCTGATTATCAGATCGACATTGAATTCAACTCAAACTCGACCCTAAAGAAAAGAATCACTAACTTCCGGAAACGGTTTAAAATAAGAGAgaacacagtgcactcatatTCCCATGATTTCGAGATTGTCCGACGAAAACATCAAATTGCAGGGAGCTTCAGTTCAGTTCTCTCTTATTCATTTTCTGACATTACCCAAAAACTAAAGATAATACAGAGAGAGAActaaccattttttatttttcctagaGAAGGAAGCgaaaagaaatggaaaataaCGTTGGAACGGCAGGGAGTGCAGGAATGGTCAGGGTTGGACAATGCAAGAATGAAAGGGGAAGAAAAACTTGAAGTTTTATTTATGCGTCTGAAAGAATAAGTTACataactcaaaaaaaaaaaaactaccacAGATATTACATCATCTCCAGTAATTAGTCCTATCTGATAAGATATTATTTTACTTAGTTCTAATATACTGCatgttcttttaaaatttcttacaattttatatcaacaataaaataatatatatatatatatatatatatatatatatatatatatatatatatatatatatatatatatatatatatatataatttcttaatttaaaaatccaACTTGATAACTagagataaatattttttgaggttcaacttttttaaataatatttgggTCTTAACTTTAAGATCTTAATCATACCGGtgacctaattttttttataaaatttaagtttaaaatttatattaatatgttgTGAAAGATCAAATAAGTTAGAGATGAGATATATTAGGGTTGTTAGATGATGTGTTTATCATACACAACTATTTTCAATCTTgaagttaatatattattttaagtgtaAGGGAGAAGATTTTTCCCAAATTAAAGCTTAACAAGTTGGGAAGACGTGGAAATAAAAAATTCTGATCAAATTTTTTCCATCATTTAAATATATAGGTAGTGAGACTGTCATTGCAACATTTTTCCAAGGATTGgatgaatatttttttgtaaaacatGGATTTGACAAAGTAGCACAACTCGATATGTTTTATAGTAGACTTAGACTACAAACAAGAATGTTATTGAATATCTCAACAAAAGTAATTATGATGATGAAGAGTGTTAAGGAAGTTACTACAATAATTGAATCACTAGCAACTAGTGATCACCAAGTACAATATGACATAAATTGTAGCTAGGGATACATGATGACATATTAGAACAAAAGAAACTCATTTCTTAGCAAATGGAAAAGTTGAAAAAGCATATGGAAAAGCTATAGCGTGAGTCACGAGCTTATAGTTCCACGCAGCagtaaaatatgattttttttgtgcaGGTGAACACTAAAATGGTCATTATTCTGTTGCTGAAACTGCAAGGAAAAAAGAATTACACTTCATGAATAACAACAAAAGACCAGATAACTACTCCAACAGTTGGAGatcaaatcaaaaccaaaaacaacaacaaagttGGCGGCAAGATGGTGGTTCAACTAGCAAGCAATATGCACAAACAAACTATCATGGAAAACAACCTCAACAACATGATAGAGTATCAAAAATTGAGGATGCATTAACACAATTAATCCAAGTGTCTacatcaaataagaaaaaaacagaAGCATCACTTAGAAAACTGGAAGTGTAGATTGGACAACTAGCAGATCAACAAGAAGCAAAGCTCACGGTCAACACCAAAATTAACTCAAAGGAGCAATGTATAGTCATCACAATTAGGCAAGGAACTATTATAGGTAAAGGAATTGGTGATGACTTGAGAATAGAAGAGAGGGGTGAGGAAgctaaaacaaaaagaaaaagaaaaaaagagagaaagagtgtGAGCATGATTCtaaaaaattgagagaaaaacaaaatgtagaagaagatgAGGAGTATGTATCTATTCAACAAGAAGTagtgagtgaaaaag includes these proteins:
- the LOC108345100 gene encoding uncharacterized protein LOC108345100 produces the protein MLKMKFLDWYLKIGFVSALIGASMEVFMIKTGFYDKVTVLESEKRAWENSPDAQAIREALNPWRHIDAEETKKS